One Pseudomonas muyukensis DNA segment encodes these proteins:
- a CDS encoding GMC family oxidoreductase — translation MPSADSVYDYVVVGAGPAGCLLANRLSADPACRVLLLEAGGRDNYPWIHVPVGYLYCIGNPRTDWCFKTEAQPGLNGRALGYPRGKVLGGCSSINGMIYMRGQAADYDRWAEQGNDGWAWKDVLPLFKACENHFAGASDSHGADGEWRVEQQRYSWPILDAFRDAAEQSGIAKVADFNTGDNAGCGYFQVNQRSGVRWNSAKAFLRPIRQRPNLTVLTGVQVDQVLLSNTRARAVKARWQGAWHEFGARREIILCAGAVGSPGILQRSGIGSRKLLEGLGIAVRHDMPGVGGNLQDHLQLRLIYQIQNTRTLNQMANSLWGKLGMGLRYAFDRSGPLAMAPSQLGAFVRSGSEQATANLQYHVQPLSLERFGEPLHRFPAFTASVCNLRPASRGRIDIRSADMAAAPLIDPNYLSDPEDLRVAADAIRLTRRIVQAPALAAFDPREYLPGSALHSEADLHQAAGQIGTTIFHPVGTCRMGSGALDVVDSQLRVHGIPGLRVADASIMPQIVSGNTCSPTLMIAEKAAQLILKGAHTQTHLSDSNAIPTP, via the coding sequence ATGCCATCAGCCGATTCTGTCTACGACTACGTGGTCGTGGGTGCCGGTCCCGCCGGATGCCTGCTGGCCAACCGCTTGTCCGCCGACCCTGCCTGCCGCGTCCTGCTGCTCGAGGCCGGTGGCCGCGACAACTACCCGTGGATTCACGTCCCGGTCGGTTACCTCTACTGCATCGGCAACCCACGCACCGACTGGTGCTTCAAGACCGAGGCCCAGCCAGGCCTGAACGGGCGTGCCCTGGGTTATCCGCGGGGCAAGGTGCTGGGCGGCTGCTCATCGATCAACGGCATGATCTACATGCGTGGCCAGGCCGCCGACTATGATCGCTGGGCCGAGCAAGGCAACGACGGCTGGGCCTGGAAAGATGTACTACCGCTGTTCAAGGCCTGCGAAAACCACTTTGCCGGCGCCAGCGACAGTCACGGCGCCGATGGCGAATGGCGGGTCGAGCAGCAGCGCTACAGTTGGCCGATCCTCGATGCGTTCCGCGATGCCGCCGAGCAGAGCGGCATCGCCAAGGTCGCCGACTTCAACACCGGCGACAACGCAGGGTGTGGATACTTTCAGGTCAACCAGCGCAGCGGTGTGCGCTGGAACTCGGCCAAGGCATTCCTGCGGCCTATCCGCCAGCGCCCCAACTTGACCGTGCTGACCGGCGTGCAGGTCGACCAGGTGCTGCTCAGCAACACCCGGGCCCGTGCCGTGAAGGCACGCTGGCAAGGCGCGTGGCATGAGTTTGGCGCCCGCCGCGAGATCATCCTGTGCGCAGGCGCCGTGGGTTCGCCCGGTATCCTGCAACGCTCCGGCATTGGCTCGCGCAAGTTGCTGGAAGGCCTGGGCATTGCGGTGCGTCACGACATGCCTGGCGTGGGTGGCAATCTGCAGGACCACCTGCAACTGCGGCTGATCTACCAGATCCAGAACACCCGCACGCTCAACCAGATGGCCAACAGCCTGTGGGGCAAACTGGGCATGGGCCTGCGCTACGCCTTCGACCGCAGCGGCCCGCTGGCCATGGCGCCGAGCCAGTTGGGCGCGTTTGTGCGTTCAGGCTCGGAACAGGCCACCGCCAACCTGCAGTACCACGTGCAGCCGTTGTCGCTGGAGCGCTTCGGCGAGCCGCTGCATCGCTTCCCGGCCTTCACGGCCTCGGTATGCAACCTGCGTCCGGCCAGCCGCGGTCGTATCGATATCCGCTCGGCGGACATGGCCGCCGCGCCGTTGATCGACCCCAACTACCTCAGCGACCCCGAGGACCTGCGCGTCGCCGCCGATGCCATCCGCCTCACCCGGCGCATCGTCCAGGCGCCGGCCCTGGCTGCGTTCGACCCGCGTGAATACCTGCCCGGCTCAGCCCTGCACAGCGAAGCAGACCTGCACCAGGCCGCCGGGCAGATCGGTACCACCATCTTCCATCCGGTGGGCACCTGCCGCATGGGCAGTGGCGCCCTCGACGTGGTGGACAGCCAGCTGCGTGTGCATGGCATCCCTGGGCTGCGCGTGGCCGACGCCTCGATCATGCCGCAGATCGTCTCCGGCAATACCTGTTCACCCACGTTGATGATCGCCGAGAAGGCGGCGCAACTGATCCTCAAGGGAGCGCATACACAGACCCACCTCAGCGACAGCAACGCGATACCGACGCCCTGA
- a CDS encoding LysR family transcriptional regulator produces the protein MFDWNDLRFFLELQRSGRLLTAAKRLNTTHSTVARHIESIEKHLGTALFVQHAQGYELTPSGQALLKHAEAMENTALLAQEEITQAITPLGKIRLGVTEGIGIMFFTPRMKSLFQRYPGLEVELVAVPRFVSILNREAEISIHLERPNADLLITRKLTDYRLALYASQDYLDRAPALHSREDLARHSWIGYVDDLLFSQELLLLNSFCRAPNVVFRSTSVIAQQQAAQAGLGIAVLPNYMAGHDPKLVRVLPSETIQRSYWICTRRELHKSVRLRVVWDYLLALCAAEQAALLAE, from the coding sequence ATGTTCGACTGGAACGATCTGCGGTTTTTCCTCGAGTTGCAGCGCAGCGGTCGTCTGCTGACCGCTGCCAAGCGCCTCAACACCACCCACAGCACCGTGGCCCGGCATATCGAGAGCATCGAGAAGCACCTGGGCACCGCGCTGTTCGTCCAGCATGCCCAAGGCTACGAACTCACCCCCTCCGGCCAGGCCCTGCTCAAGCATGCCGAGGCCATGGAGAATACCGCGCTGCTGGCGCAGGAAGAGATCACCCAGGCCATCACCCCGCTGGGCAAGATCCGCCTGGGGGTCACCGAGGGCATCGGCATCATGTTCTTCACCCCGCGCATGAAGTCGCTGTTCCAACGCTACCCGGGGCTGGAGGTGGAGCTGGTGGCCGTGCCGCGTTTCGTCAGCATCCTCAATCGCGAAGCCGAGATCAGCATTCACCTGGAACGCCCCAACGCCGACCTGCTGATCACCCGCAAGCTCACCGACTATCGCCTGGCCCTGTACGCCAGCCAGGACTACCTGGACCGCGCACCAGCACTGCACAGCCGCGAGGATCTGGCCCGGCACAGCTGGATCGGCTATGTCGACGACCTGCTGTTCAGCCAGGAGCTGCTATTGCTCAACAGTTTTTGCCGGGCGCCCAACGTGGTGTTTCGCAGCACCAGCGTGATCGCCCAGCAGCAAGCCGCCCAGGCCGGGCTGGGTATCGCCGTGCTGCCCAACTACATGGCCGGGCACGACCCGAAGCTGGTGCGCGTGCTGCCCAGCGAAACCATCCAGCGCAGCTACTGGATCTGCACCCGCCGCGAACTGCACAAGTCGGTACGCCTGCGGGTGGTCTGGGACTACCTGCTGGCGCTGTGCGCCGCCGAGCAGGCTGCACTGCTAGCCGAGTAG
- a CDS encoding sulfite exporter TauE/SafE family protein, with the protein MIEQQLLGAGLGAIIGAVLALTGAGGGILAVPLLVFGLGLSMVEAAPIGLLAVGLAAAVGALLGLRQGLVRYRAALFIALIGIACAPLGLMLAHQLPNTPLALVFAAVLVYACRRIWRKAARELRGQSPCGERQIMPCVLNPLQGRLRWTLPCARALAFTGMLSGLLSGLLGVGGGFVIIPALNRYTNLDMKSIVATSLAVIALVSTGSVVSASVAGVMHWWVGAPFAVGAVLGLLLARPLASKLAGPRLQQLFAVAGCCAAVLLASKALLG; encoded by the coding sequence GTGATCGAACAGCAACTGCTGGGCGCCGGTCTCGGGGCGATCATTGGCGCGGTACTGGCGTTGACCGGTGCCGGCGGTGGAATCCTCGCCGTGCCGCTGCTGGTGTTCGGGCTTGGCCTGAGCATGGTCGAGGCAGCGCCGATCGGTTTGCTGGCCGTGGGCCTGGCGGCTGCGGTCGGTGCTTTGCTCGGCCTGCGCCAAGGCTTGGTGCGCTATCGGGCGGCACTGTTCATCGCGCTGATCGGCATCGCCTGTGCGCCGCTTGGGCTGATGTTGGCGCACCAGTTACCCAACACACCGTTGGCGCTGGTTTTCGCCGCTGTGCTGGTCTATGCCTGCCGGCGTATCTGGCGCAAGGCCGCACGCGAGTTGCGTGGGCAGTCGCCCTGTGGCGAGCGGCAGATCATGCCCTGCGTGCTCAACCCGTTGCAGGGGCGCCTGCGCTGGACCCTGCCCTGCGCTCGGGCGCTGGCATTCACCGGGATGCTCTCGGGGTTGTTGTCGGGGTTGCTGGGCGTGGGGGGTGGCTTCGTCATCATCCCGGCCTTGAACCGCTATACCAACCTGGACATGAAAAGCATCGTCGCCACTTCGCTGGCTGTGATCGCCCTGGTGTCCACCGGCAGTGTGGTCAGCGCCAGCGTGGCCGGGGTCATGCACTGGTGGGTCGGCGCGCCGTTCGCCGTGGGCGCGGTGCTCGGCCTGTTGCTGGCCAGGCCCTTGGCCAGCAAGCTGGCCGGTCCACGGCTGCAGCAGCTGTTCGCGGTTGCGGGTTGCTGCGCTGCCGTGTTGCTGGCCAGCAAGGCGCTACTCGGCTAG
- a CDS encoding NAD(P)/FAD-dependent oxidoreductase has translation MPALLPPTDTSRADHHKVVIVGAGAAGIATASSLIARDPSLDIALIDPAEVHYYQPGWTMVGAGVFKAPSTAHTMAATLPRGVRWIKARVEGFDPQGQLVILDDGRAVSYEQLVVCPGLKLDWQAIEGLGETLGRNGVTSNYRYDLAPYTWQLVQNLKQGRALFTQPPMPIKCAGAPQKALYLSCDHWLRHGHLGNVRASFFNAGAVLFGVPDYVPALMSYIDKYGVDLNYQHRLTAVDGPNKRATFTRTLPDGSSETRVETFDMLHVVPPQVAPDFIRHSPLADAAGWVDVDPHTLRHRQFGNVHALGDVANTSNAKTAAAARKQAPVVANNVLVALGRLSTLAQYDGYGSCPLTVERGKIVLAEFTYGGKVAPSFPRWLLDGRKPTRLAWLLKAQILPPLYWQAMLKGREWLAKPQPLLVEASQ, from the coding sequence ATGCCTGCCCTGCTGCCCCCTACCGATACCTCCCGTGCCGACCACCATAAGGTGGTGATTGTCGGCGCCGGTGCCGCTGGTATCGCCACCGCCTCGAGCCTGATAGCCCGCGACCCGTCGCTGGATATCGCCCTGATCGATCCTGCCGAGGTGCACTACTACCAACCCGGCTGGACCATGGTCGGTGCCGGCGTGTTCAAGGCACCGAGCACCGCCCACACCATGGCTGCCACCCTGCCCCGCGGCGTGCGCTGGATCAAGGCGCGGGTCGAGGGCTTCGACCCGCAAGGGCAATTGGTCATCCTCGACGATGGCCGCGCCGTCAGCTATGAACAACTGGTGGTCTGCCCAGGGTTGAAGCTGGATTGGCAGGCTATCGAAGGCCTGGGCGAAACCCTCGGGCGCAACGGCGTCACCTCCAACTATCGTTACGACCTGGCGCCCTATACCTGGCAACTGGTACAGAACCTCAAGCAAGGCCGGGCCCTGTTCACCCAGCCGCCGATGCCGATCAAATGCGCCGGCGCGCCGCAGAAGGCGTTGTACCTGTCCTGCGACCACTGGCTGCGCCACGGCCATCTCGGTAACGTGCGCGCCAGCTTCTTCAATGCCGGTGCCGTGCTGTTCGGGGTGCCCGACTATGTGCCGGCGCTGATGAGCTACATCGACAAGTACGGCGTGGACCTGAACTACCAGCATCGCCTGACGGCGGTGGATGGTCCGAACAAGCGCGCCACGTTCACCCGTACCCTCCCCGACGGCAGCAGCGAGACCCGCGTCGAAACCTTCGACATGCTGCACGTGGTACCGCCACAGGTCGCGCCGGATTTCATCCGCCACAGCCCACTGGCCGATGCCGCCGGCTGGGTGGACGTCGACCCGCATACCCTGCGCCACCGCCAGTTCGGCAATGTCCACGCGCTGGGCGACGTGGCCAATACCAGCAATGCCAAGACCGCCGCCGCGGCGCGCAAGCAGGCACCAGTGGTGGCCAACAATGTGCTGGTGGCGCTCGGCCGCCTGTCGACCTTGGCCCAGTACGATGGCTACGGCTCCTGTCCGTTGACCGTGGAGCGCGGCAAGATCGTCCTGGCCGAGTTCACCTACGGCGGCAAGGTCGCGCCGAGCTTCCCGCGTTGGTTGCTCGATGGCCGCAAGCCCACCCGCCTGGCCTGGTTGCTCAAGGCGCAGATCCTGCCACCGCTGTACTGGCAGGCCATGCTCAAGGGCCGGGAATGGTTGGCCAAGCCACAACCCTTGCTGGTCGAGGCGTCGCAGTGA
- a CDS encoding MBL fold metallo-hydrolase, protein MIIGNNLHVEAFFDKATWTISYLVMDGETRQCALIDSVLDYDPKSGRTCTDSADKLIARVEALGAKVQWILDTHVHADHLSAAAYLKEKLGGSIAIGAQITQVQKVFGTLFNAEPGFARDGSQFDVLLVDEEGFRIGNLHARALHTPGHTPACMSYMVEDAGEIAVFVGDTLFTPDYGTARCDFPGASARTLYRSIRRLLAFPDQTRLFMCHDYLPGGRELRFMTTVAEQRADNIHIHEGVNEDSFVEMREARDKTLDMPVLILPSVQINMRSGQFPEPEANGVSYLKIPLNKL, encoded by the coding sequence ATGATCATCGGCAACAACCTTCACGTTGAAGCGTTCTTCGACAAAGCGACCTGGACCATCAGCTACCTGGTCATGGATGGCGAGACGCGCCAGTGCGCGCTGATCGACAGCGTGCTGGACTACGACCCCAAGTCTGGGCGCACCTGCACCGATTCGGCAGACAAGCTGATCGCCCGGGTCGAGGCGCTGGGCGCCAAGGTGCAATGGATTCTGGATACCCATGTGCACGCCGACCACCTGTCCGCAGCGGCCTATCTCAAGGAAAAGCTGGGGGGCAGCATCGCCATCGGCGCGCAGATCACCCAGGTGCAGAAAGTCTTCGGCACCTTGTTCAATGCCGAGCCCGGCTTTGCCCGGGATGGCAGCCAGTTCGATGTACTGCTCGTTGATGAAGAAGGCTTCCGCATCGGCAACCTGCATGCCCGTGCCCTGCATACCCCTGGGCATACCCCGGCATGCATGAGCTACATGGTCGAGGATGCAGGCGAGATTGCCGTATTTGTCGGCGACACGCTGTTCACCCCTGACTACGGTACCGCGCGCTGCGACTTCCCCGGCGCCAGCGCGAGAACCCTGTACCGCTCGATTCGTCGCTTGCTGGCCTTCCCCGACCAGACCCGGCTGTTCATGTGCCACGACTACTTGCCCGGTGGCCGCGAGCTGCGGTTCATGACCACCGTGGCCGAGCAGCGCGCCGACAACATCCATATCCATGAAGGCGTCAACGAAGACAGCTTCGTCGAGATGCGCGAAGCCCGCGACAAGACCCTCGACATGCCCGTGCTGATCCTGCCCTCGGTGCAGATCAACATGCGCAGCGGACAGTTCCCCGAGCCAGAAGCGAACGGCGTGAGCTACCTGAAAATTCCACTGAACAAGTTGTAA